aagtgataaaggagagagggacgttgagaaagaaggaggaaggcttaagagaggtgtgaaattaaagaaggaaaaggaaagtgttgagaaagaagaaggaggaaggcttaagagaggtttgaaattaaagaaggaaaaggaaagtgataaaggagagagggACGTTGAGAAAGGAGAAAGTGAAGGAGGACTCATAATGCCACCAAAAAGAAAGGAGGTTACAGTCGGTGCttgtaatgaaaatataaaaagacgAAAAGCATTAGAAACAAAATTGAACATCATAACAGACCATGATGCTGGAAATACCACTAAAGAAGTAGCTACCAAATATTCACTAAGTAAATCAACTGTGAGTACAATTTTGAAAGacagagaaaaatatttaaaggaagtaAAAAATGCGCAATCCCTGCATTCTACTTGGATACGAACCAAGGAAAATAAAAGCCTTATTCCTCACATGGAAAAACTTTTAACAGCATGGATAAGTGATCAAACTGGACGGCCCCATATGCCTGTTACCTATGCTACCATTTGTGCTAAAGCTTTATCACTTTTTGAGATGCTGAAACAAATAAAAGGAGGCAACGTTGAAGAAACATTTTCTGCAAGCAGTGGGTGGTTTGATCGGTACAAAAAAAGAGCTGGTTGGCATAACATAAAAATCCTTGGAGAATCAGCAAGTGCTGATACAGAAGCGGCTAAATTATTTCTTGCTAAGTTGGCAGAAATATTGGAAGAGGGAAATTACTCGCCATCACAGGTTTTCAATGCGGATGAAACCGGTCTCTTTTGGAAGCGCATGCCATCAAGAAGCTACATTGTAAAAGAAGAATTATCAATACCCGGTTTTAAACCAGCGAAAGATCGACTAACTTTATTGCTTGGTGGGAATGCAGCTGGAGACTGTAAGTTAAAACCCATGATGGTGCATCGTGCAGAAAACCTTAGGGCACTTAAAGGAATTGTGAAAAGCACACTGCCAGTCATATGCAAAGCCAATAAAAAAGGTTGGGTTACTGCTTCGCTGTTTGACGATTGGTTCTCACATTATTTTGTACCTGAAGTGAAAAAATATTGTGAAGATAAATCAATACCTTTTCAAGTTATTCTGCTTGTAGATAATGCACCCGGTCATCCACCCTCTCTTCAACATCACCACCCTAACGTCAAAATCATATTCttgccaccaaatacaacttccaTTTTGCAACCAATGGACCAAGGAGTTATCGCCATATTTAAAGCACTGTACCTTCGGCAGACATTTGAAATGTTGATTAAAGCAACAGATAATGAGACAGGTCCAAGTCTTAAAGATTTTTGGAgaaaatcatttaatattttagatGCAATAAAAATTACAGCATATGCCTGGAACAAAATTTCAGAGACAACCATGAAAGGTGTTTGGAAAAAGCTCTGCCCTCAGTTGTTTGGTACTAATGTTGAACGGTTTGAAGAACCAGCAGAAATTGTACAGCAGAACACAGAAGCAATTGTTACTCTTGCCAACAGATTGGACCTGGACATCTCTGTAACTGACATAAATGACCTTCTTGAAGCGCACAAGGAAGAACTTACAAATGAAGACCTCTTAGATATGGAAGAACAAGAGGAAGTTGAAGAGGTAGAAGATGTTACAGCACCTGAAACTCCTGTTCATTCTTTCACTTTGAAAGGCCTCGAGGAAGCATTTCAACACATGGAAAAGGCAATTAATATTTTTGAGTCGCAAGATTCTAACTTTGAGAGAAGTACCAAAGTTGCTAGAGATCTAAGAAATGCCTATGCCTGCTATAAAGAAATTTACAACGAAAAGAAAAGAATGTGTTGGAAGCAAACCACTATCACAGCTTGTCTACAGAAAGCTGCTGTGACTAGCTCTGTCTCAAACGAACCAGAAACAAGTGAGGTGCAGCCTTCAACAAGTACCAAACAACTGAGGGAGGACTGTGCGGTGCCCCATTCATCAAGTGCAACATGTCTCTTCATTGAGGACGATGATGATTGAGGATATTTTGATGAAGAATTCAATATGGTATGTATTTCTTTAATGTTCCtacaacatatatgtattttttatgcctatattttgtatttgtacttaataatTTATGTTTTCTATAGTTAAATTTCTTGGTCAGGAACGGAACCTATTCTTATTACATTGCggtctatgggaaattagttctcactttatgaactctcactttatgaactaggcttcggaaccaattagtttgtaaagtcgggaactacctgtatattaataataaaatacagttagaatgaaattacatatgtatgtataatttattttaaaaaaatgtaaaatattttatttatttattattgtaattatacgtgtatatataaaatatatatagatgtattatatatataatatatatagcttatatatatgtaacgtcattctaagtgtattttaataatatatatatatatatatacttatattaacattaaaatacactacatatgatgttacatatacatgatgtgtgtatatatatatattatatttattttatatatatatatatatatatatatatatatacacatttagtttattttaaaacatgtttaataattgtttttttaatacccACCAGCAGGGTGACTGTCtgacagcacagacagtccccctgctggcagatccacagccagctatagggggccatgtgatcgctctgattTGCAGTTGCTGGGCTGTCAGGCaatcctcccgaagaggatcgcggcagaggtaagTAAATTCTACCTCTTGGGGGCTTAagtcgttacggcgttctatgccgacgcagcggctttaaagcccatttaaatggggacggcatagaacgccgtaatggcgttaaggggttaaaggatcactatagggtcaggaacacaaacatgcattcctgaccctatagtgttaaaaccaccatctagcccccctgggcccctcatgcctccataaatatagtaaaaatcttagtattcaagcctgaagctgtaactctgcatgctgttagactcagaaaaacaagcagtctgctgacatcatcagaagtgttagcctgatccaatcacaatgcttccccataggattggctgagaatgacaaggaggcaggtcaggggcagagccagcatgattcaaacacagccatggccaatcagcatctcctcatagagatgaattgaatcaacgaatctctatgaggaaagctcagtgtctgcatgcagagggaggagacactgattgtttggatgcattttaggcagccaggacccaggaaggatctctaacagccatctgagaagtggccagtgaagttatcactaggctgtaatgtgaacactgcattttctctgaaaagacagtgtttagagcaaaagcctgaaggtaatgattctactcacaagaacaaattcaataagctgtagttgttctggtgactatagtgtccctttaacaactcccACTATCATTTGTAACATTAGCTTCTCTAAATGTTTATATACTCCCATCACTCTAAAAGCAGTATGTCGTATAAGCATTCTCTATGAGTGATATTGTCCCATACTATATCTTCTACTCTTAACATATTCTTAAAAGTTTCAGGTGGCACTTGGGAACATGTCATTAGTATAAAGGGATGTTATTCTTACAGTCACAGGTCACCAGGTGCATTATAACAAGTTTAAGTGttgtatatttgtgtcagtgttttttacaccctctctccagaaTTCAGGAGCAATTTGCAGAATTACCCAACATCCAATGTCCATTTACAGAACAGATGGGAAGGTTAAAGTAGGATGCCAACTAATTTTCTGATGACAGATAGAAGCTGATAATCCATTATTTGAGTAATGATTATTCTGTCACATCTGCCATGTTAAGAAGGTCACATAGAAGGTTATGTGTATGAGATAGTGGACTCAAATTGTGTTGCATCCTCATCAGTACTGAGGAATCCagcaggttattcactaaacttgcaGAGAATCCAAAAAAAACATGTTCTTTCTTGGTAGAAAATGCAAACTGCTTTTTATTTGGTAATAATTTGGTAGACCACTCCAGAGGACCCATTGGACACCATTCTATGTCAGTTTGTTGCTAGTGTAAGGCCTTCATGATTGTTACATATCTGTGTAGGCACCAATACCAAAATTGCCTGTTTTGCAAAATATTGCATTATAAATCAGAAATCCATGAACCCATCTATAATCTAGTGTGAAATTATGAATTTTGACTTCAGGCACAGATGTAAGGCATATGGAAATGTACCCTGGGAGCAACTAGAACATGGAAGTACTGGCCAAAGTGTCTATCCTGTCAGAGCAATAGTAAATCAGATGATGCACTAAAAAGTTGTAAACTTACatatattaattacaaaataaTGCACAATATGGCTAtattacaagtaatattttattttcaatcattaTAAAATGATTATTGTGTCTGGAGTGCCTTAGCACCCCTCCACCaccatgtaagtagtcaaaccatttgctaatAAGGCAGTGCTCCCTGCCATCTCACAGCTGTACATGAGAGCCAGGAGGTCCTGCTAGTTGCTTTCGTtggcactgcagggcttagcccaTTGGCCATGATAGACAGCCAATTGGCTAAGCCCTTATTTACCAGTTGTGAGAAGACAGGGAGTCAGACCCTGTCCATTAGAAAATGGTATATCTACTTGCATTGGGGGAGAGCCAACGCACAcctgtctgtagtggttatggtgctcagggaACCCCAGGGAAGAAGTCAAACTGCTAGCTGTCACAGGTTCTCTAGTCTATTGTCATTATTCCTTTGATCCTCCACTTGTCCTGGTTCCAGATGTACTGCAAATGGTGATATTGCTGTGTAGAGTTTTCCCAATATAATGGATGCAACCAGTTGTATTAAGTAGAAAATCAATATGAGCTTTATTAGGCCACACTCTGCTTTTTATGcattgcccctagcatggggtttccaagacaaaatcacaggggtttccttcccacaagtCTTTGTGTTTAAGAGATAATTAAGCTCCAATTAAGATAACACAACTATCTCTCAAATAAGAAAACTTACATATAATTTTAACATATCAGGAAAAAACGTGAAAACAGTACAGGTaccccacaaatatatatatattcccgaaTAGACCCGATCTAAGCGCAGagcatatccaaaaagcgctcagatcagtTCGGTAAAACGAGAGTTATGTTTGAACAAAGTTTTGACCAGTCGActttcgggggttcctgtgcgTACACCAATGAACGCTCCCCCTGGCTTTTAAGAAATGAATGCTTCCCTTGTTCAGTAGTTTCTTACTCCTGTAGCCGACCAGAGATCCATGCAGTCGACGACCATGTACTGCTGCCtgcattcgggagacaagatggccgacaGTCCTGATAGCAGGTGTGTTCGTATAtgtgaatggcggccacccagagaagtACTTAAGGTGATTGCTCATtagtggttaacagccaggggaggtcggGGATTACTAGGTGTTAACAAGGAGGACCACAGATAGTCTGTTCGGTAATCAAACAGAAGGTAACGGATAGCCGAACACAAGGGAACCAATTATCTTGTAGTGACTCCATTCAAATACAGGGGGATGTTagacaaaaagtaaaaataagggaacatgtacaaggagtCCTATCTTCCGTGACACTAGcaaacaggagggaagggggctaAGAGGACACAAGAAGGGGAGGGCCAAAAGGAGGGGAGCTACAtaaggggaagagggggggggggggctaaagagggcactggAGGAAAGGTGGCTTAAGAGGGCACGGGGAAGGACAAAAGAGGGAACAGGAGGGGGAGAAGGCaaaaaagggcacaggagggttaGTGGCTAAAGAGGGCATGGTGAAGGGTAAAAGAGGGCACTGGgggaggggctaaagagggcacaggaaggggaggggctaataaagagggcacaggagacTAGTGGGCTAAAAagtgcacaggaggggagggggctacagAAAGGGATaggaggggctaaagagggcacagaaggggaggggggctaaagagTTCACCGGAGGGAAGGGGGGCTACATAAGGGGACAGGAGGGGAAattggctaaagagggcacagaaggggagggggctaaagatgGCACAGAAGGGGACAACATGagcagacaggaggggagaggggcttaAGAGGACACACATAAAGGGGCTGTGGGgggtacatagacacacagaagggctggtggGACAAAGAGCACttggggcaaagagacacagaggggttggggaaggGGGAAAAGAGGACAGTCAAAGGAGTTGGGGGACAAACAGATGCACAAAttggctgggggagaaagagacacacaaaggcactGGGAcaaacaaagaggcacacagaagggctgtggggatgaacagacacacataaaggCTTGGggtgagacacacagaagggaggggaaaaaaagggacACAAAGGGATTGGTGGCAGAAATAGATGTCTGCTGGTGGAAAAAAGAGACCAATTGCCAGCAGCAGCCAGCCGGctagccacagcagccagcctgcctgccaacCAGCCACAGCAGCCTGCCACCTGGCCACAgcagcgcttccgcgcttctcactgtgattttcacagtgagaagacgccagcgtccataggaaagcattgagaatgctcgtgccgcgcatgcgcatttagccgatgACGACGAGtgcccagcactggaaaaagaggtaaatttaaccccttccatcccCTTCAGCctggtgggagtgggaccctgagggtgggggcaccctcaaggccCTATAGGTCCAGGAaagcgagtatgttttcctggctctatagtggtcctttaatgtcaaCTATAGGAGGGGTAAGCAAATGTATTTTGAGGGTTAGTCCCTAGTCCACAGAGCAACGCCCCTGGGGATGGGATAGAGCCAAAAGTGTAAGAGAATAGTGAGATAAGTCACACAGGGACattcagaaaaataaacaaacatactgcTGAAAACaacaatgcatgcacacacacacacacagtaacgtccaGTGAAggacactcatacatacaaacatacacacacacacgtcttaCAAATAGATTCCTGCATTTACGAATACATACAAATATTCAATAACTGCATCTGCACACATTAATATTATACACAAATATTCATTTGAATTCACAAACATCTGTAAATACATTTCTGTATTACAAATACATTGACTACACAGTTTATACAAAAACACTACCAGCTGACAGGATTGCATTTTTAAGTTGTTTTGAAAATGAAATGTCAGTGATTAGTAATTTTGAGACAACAATGACACTGGTCAGCGATTTGGGCACAAAAAGGGCTATTTGGACGTGAGTATGAgggccaatgtgtgtatgtgtggcaatgtgtgtatgggggggcagtgtgtgtatgggagcactgtatgtgtgtgtggggcagtgtgtgtatgggggggcagtgtgtgtatgggagcactgtatgtgtgtgtggggcagtgtgtgtatggggggggcactgtatgtgtgtgtggggcactgtatgtatgtgtggggcagtgtgtatatgggggggtcgagtgtgtggggcaatgtgtgtattgggggcagcagtgtgtgtggggcaatgtgtgtataggggggtagcagtgtgtgtgtggcactgtatgtgtctgtgggggtgcagtgtgtgtatgggtggaagtgtttgtggggcagtgtgtgtatggggggaaggagTGTAGGCaggctttttttaaataatgttttttttggggggggggtttagataaaaataaatatattaatgtcccccatttcttgatccctggtggtccgtggggaatccctggttgTCCCAGGggttagagtgaactctagcccgtagctccagggctagagttcactctcgcaagatttgtagcgttgccgtggtaacaaaCTTtgttggtctacctgaccttgccttggtatcaagagatccctgaatttttcacttcttaataagtattgaatggcattttcaaggctttggatatctttgtatatccttttccatcttcgtAAAGCTCCCTtcccttgttacgcaggtcttttgacagttcttttctgctccccatggctcagtatctagcctgctcaggtTCATCCACATGACAGCAAGCAAATGCATTGACTATTTATAcgcagacactaattgcaatttaaaaagccacaggtgtgggaaatgaaACCCTTAACACCGGATGAGGGACcgtcatgctggggaagcacttaatgcgctaaaattaaccccaggTCGCCGCAATCGCGGTGATCACGGGGTTAACACTCTTCCGGTCTGCCTCGGTATTCGAGGCAGACGGGAAGCATCCAAtcgcgctgtccctgcagctgtgatcgctctgacaggctgtcagagcaagcac
This Pelobates fuscus isolate aPelFus1 chromosome 3, aPelFus1.pri, whole genome shotgun sequence DNA region includes the following protein-coding sequences:
- the LOC134601738 gene encoding tigger transposable element-derived protein 1-like; the encoded protein is MPPKRKEVTVGACNENIKRRKALETKLNIITDHDAGNTTKEVATKYSLSKSTVSTILKDREKYLKEVKNAQSLHSTWIRTKENKSLIPHMEKLLTAWISDQTGRPHMPVTYATICAKALSLFEMLKQIKGGNVEETFSASSGWFDRYKKRAGWHNIKILGESASADTEAAKLFLAKLAEILEEGNYSPSQVFNADETGLFWKRMPSRSYIVKEELSIPGFKPAKDRLTLLLGGNAAGDCKLKPMMVHRAENLRALKGIVKSTLPVICKANKKGWVTASLFDDWFSHYFVPEVKKYCEDKSIPFQVILLVDNAPGHPPSLQHHHPNVKIIFLPPNTTSILQPMDQGVIAIFKALYLRQTFEMLIKATDNETGPSLKDFWRKSFNILDAIKITAYAWNKISETTMKGVWKKLCPQLFGTNVERFEEPAEIVQQNTEAIVTLANRLDLDISVTDINDLLEAHKEELTNEDLLDMEEQEEVEEVEDVTAPETPVHSFTLKGLEEAFQHMEKAINIFESQDSNFERSTKVARDLRNAYACYKEIYNEKKRMCWKQTTITACLQKAAVTSSVSNEPETSEVQPSTSTKQLREDCAVPHSSSATCLFIEDDDD